TCTCTCAAAGACGCTTATATCAAACTTTAGCACTTTCAGAAGTTGCGTCAGTACATCCGATCTATTTAGGCTTGACTGAATGGAAAAACCCCGAGACTAGAGCGCTGGCTGAGGTTTTAGTGATTGGAACTAATCCTAGAGATAAAGTTTTCAATTTACCAGGGGTACAGCAAAATATAGAAAAAATTAAATTGCCCGATGTCGTCCTTTTCGATCGCGGCTCTCGACCGGAGTTTGGCGCGATCGCATCTGAGTTCGAGCAAGGAAAAAAGATTACAGCCGAGGTAGGCGGACGACGGATTAAAGTAGGAGGAATAGCTGAGTTAGGAGCATCTTTTGGTTCTGATGGTAATTTAATTACTAGCGACCAAAATTTTTTGCGCTTATTTAAAAACCGAAAATATGGCTTAATCGATCTAGGCGTTATTAAATTAAAACCAGCGGCAAATGCTGAGGTAGTTTTAGAAAAGCTGCGGCAATATTTACCGGATGATGTCAAAGTCTTCTCTAAACAAGAATTTGTCGATTACGAGAAAGATTACTGGGCGCGCAGTACTCCAATTGGGTTTATCTTTACACTGGGAACAATTATGGGTTTCATTGTCGGAACTGTAATTGTTTATCAAATTCTTTATAGTGAGGTTTCCGACCATTTATCTGAATATGCTACTTTAAAAGCGATGGGGTATACGCAAACCTATTTATTGTTAGTCGTTTTTCAAGAAGCTTTGATCTTAGCCAGTTTAGGTTATGTACCAGGATTTGCTTTTGCAATTTTACAATACAATTTAGCTAGAAATGCAACTCTATTGCCAATTTTTATGACTGCTAGTCGAGCAGTTATGGTATTTTTATTAACGGTTCTCATGTGTTTTATTTCCGGTTTTATTGCCGTGCGTAAACTACGGTCTGCCGATCCAGCAGATATTTTCTAGTAGATCCCCTCAACCCCCCTTAGAAAGGGAGGCTAAGAGAGATTCTCAATTGCAAAGAGAAACCAAGAGAGTTTCCCCCTTTTTAAGGGGGACGGAAGGGGGATCTAATATAGGGAGCGAGTAAATGAAAGAACCTGCGATCGCTATCCATAATCTCAATCACTACTATGGTAAAGGGGCGCTGAGAAAGCAGATATTATTTGATATTAATTTAGAGATTCACGCTGGAGAAATTACCCTGGTGACTGGAGCATCAGGATCGGGAAAGACAACATTACTGACTTTAATTGGTTGTTTGCGTTCCGTGCAAGAAGGAAGTTTAAAAATTTTAGGTAAAGAACTTTTGGGTACGAGCGAAAAACAACTAGTCAAATTTCGTCGGCAGATTGGTTATATCTTTCAAGCTCATAATTTATTAGGATTTTTAACAGCAAAACAAAACGTACAAATGTCAGTTGAATTAGATTGCGAGCTATCTCCATCAGCCGCTGAGGCTAGATCGAAAGCTATATTACAAACTGTAGGTTTAGCTCATCGAATTGATTACTATCCAGACAATCTTTCTGGAGGACAAAAACAACGAGTTGCGATCGCCCGTGCTTTGGTCAATCATCCAAAAATTGTCCTCGCAGACGAACCTACAGCTGCATTGGACAAGCAATCGGGACGCGATGTCGTCGAACTCATGCAATCTCTAGCTAAAGAACAGGGATGTACGATTTTGATGGTGACTCACGACAACAGAATTCTCGATATTGCCGATCGCATAATTGACATGGAAGACGGTCGTTTAACCTAAAGAATTGCCAACAAACAAATAAAGAATCGACAACCATATTGATAATCAGCGACTGATTGAAGCGATAGGCTATTTTTAATCAAGTCAAAAGTCAAAAGTCAAAAGTCAAAAGTCAAAAGTCAAAAGTCAGAAGTCAGAATTAAAATCAACTGTCAACTGCTAACTGTCAACTGTCAACTGATAACTGATAACTGATAACTGATAACTGAAAGAATATGCCTAAGACTCAAGATCCTTCTTCTCAGTCCAAAAACGGTAAGGCAAATTCTAGTACCACTCTAGGTACAGACTCTCATCAAGGAGACTTGAAGAAAAGTAACGTTGTGCGACCAATTCAGCAGATGCGATCGTGGAATTTGAAATTGAAAACAACGATCGCGGCTGTTGTTGCTAGCGCCCTTCCAGCATTGGTAGTTGGTACGACGAATTACTTGGGAACTCAGGCAATTCACAAACAAGTTACTCAAGCCAGACAGCAAAATCTCACTGAGTTAACCACAACAGAAAATGCCCTGCAACGGCAACTACAATCGCAAGTCCTGGAAACTGGATTAATCGCAGCTTGGGCGGCGGCGATCGCCATTTTTTTAGTGCATCGCGCCATTCGTCCAGTATTAGATGCTACAGCAGTTTCTACTAAATTAGTCAATAGATTGAGTCAAGAAGATCGAGATGCTCGCGATCGCGTTGCTGGTCAAGACGAATTAGTTGCCCTAGAGTCAAATATCAGCGCGATCGAACAACAATTGCCAAAACTGTTATGGCAGCAAGAAGCTGAAGCCGAACGCGCCAGAATCTTGATGAAGATCGCGCACCAGATCGGAGAATCGCTATCGGAAGCAGATGTCCTGAGAACGACTGTAGAAGAAGTCCGTAAAGCCTTTAAAGCCGATCGGATCGTAATTTTTCGGTTCGATCGTGACCGAAAAAATTCCGAACTCCGAATTCCGAATTCCGAATTCCGAATTCCGAATTCACTCGACTGGGATGGAGCTTTTGTAGAAGAATCGGTCGCATCGAGCTATCCTAAAATGCTGTGGGCGACAATCGATACAAACTTTTTCCAAGGGGAAAACATCGAGCTATATCGTCACGGTCGCGTGCAGGCAATCGATAATATATATCAAGCAGATTTCTCTGACGCTCGGATTGGACTACTAGAGCGATTTGCGATCGCGTCACAATTAAGCGCGCCAATTATCAAAGACAATCGGCTATATGGCTTATTAATCGCCAATCAGTGTAAGCAGTCACGCTCCTGGCAGCACTCAGAAATCGATTTAATTGCCCATGTAGCAACACAAGTCGGATTTGCTCTCAAACACGCTGATTTGCTCGAACAAATAGATACGAAAGCCAAGCAAGCTAAGCTATCGATCGATATTACCCGTCGAATTCGAGCCTCGCTCAACGAAGAGGATATTCTTAAAACTACCGTTGAAGAAGTCCGTAAAGCGATGAAAACAGATCGCGTCATCGTCTACGGCTTTGACTTCAATTGGTACGGTACTGTCATCGCCGAATCAGTCGTACCAGGGTTTCCCAAAGCTATGTGGGCGCAAATTCAAGACCCGTGCTTTGCTGAAGATTATGTAGATAAGTATCAGCAGGGTAGGGTAAACGCGATCGAGGATATCTATGCTGCTAATTTAAGCGAGTGTTATTTACAACAACTCGAACCATTTGCAGTCAAGGCGAATTTAGTCGCACCCATACTCAAAGACGATCGCTTATTCGGCTTATTGATTGCCCATGAGTGTGCTAAAACCCGTCATTGGCAGCAATGGGAGATCGATTTATTTACCCAGTTAGCCGCTCAAGTCGGATTTGCCCTCGACCATGCTAGGTTGTTACAACGCATCGATGCTGAGGGTTCTCGCAGCCAATTACTCGCCCAGGTAACGCGCCGAATTCGAGCCTCGCTCAACGAAGAGGATATTCTCAAAACTACTGTCGAAGAAGTCCGCAAAGCGATAAAAACAGATCGCTTGCTGGTGTATGGTTTTGACGCTGACTGGTACGGTACGGTCATCGCCGAATCGGTCCTACCAGGATTTCCTAAAGCTATGTGGGCGCAAATTCAAGACCCGTGTTTTGCCCAAGGCTATGTTGAAAAATATCAACAGGGAAGAGTAAACGCGATCGACGATATCTATGCTGCGGATTTGAGCGAATGCTATTTGCAACAGTTGGAACCGTTTGCCGTCAGAGCGAATTTAGTTGCCCCAATTTTGAAGGACGATCGCTTATTTGGTCTGTTAATCGCTCATGAGTGTGCCAAGCCGCGCCACTGGCAACAATGGGAAATCGATCTATTTACCCAATTAGCTACTCAAGTTGGATTTGCCCTCGACCATGCTAGATTGCTCGATCGAATCGATCGAGCCTATCAAACAGCTACAGCCACATCTCAAGAGGAACGCCAGCAAAAAGAGAGACTTCAGCGTCAGATATCAGAACTGCTGCGCAGTAGCCAAACATCTGTCAAAACTCTGTCCCAAGAAGCGATCGCCCAAATGGATTCGGTTACACTTGCCTACGATCGCGTTCAGGCTGTCGCTCAAGTCACGGAAAAAATCGTGGCTACCGTCCAAGCAGCAGAACGCCAAATTCAACCAGCCAAACCCACAGTAGAAACTGGTGAAGGGATTGTCGAGCAAACTATAAATACGATTGTGGCTACCCAAACAGCAATTTTTGAAGTTACTCAAAAGCTAGATCGACTCGATCGCTCGACCCAAAAATTACCGCAAGCAATTGAGATTATCGGTCAGGTCATGTATCAACTTCAGTTGCAAGCGATGAATATTAAATTTGCCGTTTCCCGCACTACCAACGGAGACAATTCAGAGTTTGTTCCCATAGCAGAAAAATTACTTGCCTCAATTGGGCAGTTAGAGACAGAATTTACCCAAATGAAACTTTTGGTGGCAAACGTTCAAGCAGATACCAAAGAAGCCGCGATCGCGATTGAGGGGACAGAACAGGCGATCGTTAAACGTCAAGTCATAGAAGAAACTCAGCAAAAACTGAATCAAATTGCTGCCTTCAGCGCCCAGACGATCTCATTTTTTGAACGGGTTTCCCAAATTGCAGCCAGTCAAACACAGGCTTCGGCTGCTGCGAATCAAGCTATCTTGCAAGCAGCCAACATTGCTAGCAAGACTTCAGAGCGATCGATGGCAATGGCAGAATCCTTAACCAAACTCGCCGCCGCAACTCAAGAATTGTAGGTTTACTTTAGATCTTATACTAGGCGACTGTAAGTCGCGGCTACACAGACAAAACCTACCTGCGCAGGTTTCAAAGCCTCTGTGTTTCACTAGTTGCCTTGCGGACTAGCCTGCGGCAAGCCGCTGCGCGTCTACGCTTGTGTAGGCGCGAATTCTATTCGCCAAACCTTGGCTCATTACCCATTTCCGTTCTCAATCTCTGTTCTAAATTTTGCAGATCTAAGCCTAAATTTCTCAATACTATTACTCCCATGCCTTGCCCTTCACGGAGAATTCCTAATAATAAATGTTCCGTGCCAATATGCCGATGTTTGAATTCTCGCGCCTGTTGCAGTGCAAGTTCTAAACACTGCTTTGCCCTTGGGGTAAAGGGAATTTCTGGTGGCGAACCCGTACCTCTACCAATTCTTTTTTCTACTTCAACTCTAGTATTCTCAAAATTAACTCCCATTGAAGTCAGAATTCTTGCAGTCATTCCACTTTGTTCGCCAATTATGCCCAGTAATAACTGTTCTGTACCAATGTAATGATGTTTCAAGCGCTTAGCTTCATATTGAGCTAGAATAATTGCTTGAATTGCCTGTTGAGTAAATCTTTCAAATCCTATAGGTAAGGCAACTCGATCGAAAATACTGCCAAAAAAACCTTCTAGCGATCGCAAAAATCCTTCAAACATAAATCCTCCATAAGTAGATTCATTTTGAATTAGTTCCGCAGATGAGTATGTTTCATCTGCTTTTGAGGTACGTTGGCGAATACTGCAACCGTTGTACAAAAAGGACAATAAATCTTCCATCGTTGCAGCATTGGCAGAATACCAAAGAAATTGTTTATCTCTCTTAGCATTTACTAAACCTTCATGCCGTAACTTTTCCAAATGGTGTGAAAGGGTGGAATTGGGAATATTCAGCACCGCTTGAATCTCCCCTACTGTCCTTCCTTCTGGATAAGCAGCAAACAGCGATCGCATAATCTCCAGCCGAGGTTCCGATCCCAGTGCCGCAAAAATATCTGCGTACTGAGCTGTCTCTTTATTTTCCATATTTCTAGTTTAATCGAAATGAAAAGAATGTCAATTAAAGGTTCTCCACACACATCAGTAACAGGGCATTATCTAAAGATACTCAATCCATCCTTTCATCTCATCAGGAGTCAGCACCTCGTAAATCAGAATCAAGCTACGAATAATCTCTCCGAGAGTGCGAACATCCTTTTTACAAAAAGCAATACCCCAATGCTCTGTGGTTTGACTGGCAATTTTGAGGAAATCCGTATCGTACGTTACAATAATACGCCCTTGCTGACAAGCAAATGCTAATTGTGCCTCATCTGTTTGTCCCCTTAACCCCATCTCTACTGTCGTTGTGACATCAATCAATTGACGGCGTAGAGCTAGAGCAATATCAGGATCGACGTTTTCATCCAAATGGAAACGAATGCGGTTACTCACCTCTCAAAGCCTTCAGCTTTGCTTGTAGTCTAGAAGGACGACTGTGCATCAAAGCATTGACAAATGCTTCATCTGCCTGCATTTGCTGCTCGATTTCGGCTTGGCGATCGTAGTAATATGCCATTGCTGCATAAACAGATGCTAAGGGGAGATCGTACTTACCTGCAATTAATTCCAATGACTGTCCCATCTGCAAATACATCATGGCAATATCTGCCACTGTGATGCGGGTTCCAGCAATTCTTGGCTTTCCACCCCGTATTTCTGGTGTAATTTCGATGTACCGATTCAGTGTAACTTCCATAGTAATATTTTAAACCTTACCCCCACCCATCAGGTATAACAGCGCCATTCGCACCGCTACCCCACTCGTCACCTGTTGGGAAATCAAACTGAATTGAGGATCGTCCATCAGATCGGAACTAATTTCTACACCACGATTGACAGGACCTGGGTGTAAAACTTTGACATCAGGTTTACAAAATTGTAGGCGATCGCGCGTAATTCCAAATGACTGATGGTACTCTCTAATACTGGGTAAAAGATGCTGCGTCATGCGTTCCCTTTGCAACCGCAGTGTCATCACAAAATCTGCATCTTGTAATGCAGGTTCGAT
This genomic stretch from Scytonema millei VB511283 harbors:
- the devC gene encoding ABC transporter permease DevC; the encoded protein is MTKFIKRKIPLAWLQLTREKPRLIVALAGIAFADILMFMQLAFQQALFDSNVRLHSSLDGEIVLINPQSNAINFLESFSQRRLYQTLALSEVASVHPIYLGLTEWKNPETRALAEVLVIGTNPRDKVFNLPGVQQNIEKIKLPDVVLFDRGSRPEFGAIASEFEQGKKITAEVGGRRIKVGGIAELGASFGSDGNLITSDQNFLRLFKNRKYGLIDLGVIKLKPAANAEVVLEKLRQYLPDDVKVFSKQEFVDYEKDYWARSTPIGFIFTLGTIMGFIVGTVIVYQILYSEVSDHLSEYATLKAMGYTQTYLLLVVFQEALILASLGYVPGFAFAILQYNLARNATLLPIFMTASRAVMVFLLTVLMCFISGFIAVRKLRSADPADIF
- a CDS encoding DevA family ABC transporter ATP-binding protein, producing MKEPAIAIHNLNHYYGKGALRKQILFDINLEIHAGEITLVTGASGSGKTTLLTLIGCLRSVQEGSLKILGKELLGTSEKQLVKFRRQIGYIFQAHNLLGFLTAKQNVQMSVELDCELSPSAAEARSKAILQTVGLAHRIDYYPDNLSGGQKQRVAIARALVNHPKIVLADEPTAALDKQSGRDVVELMQSLAKEQGCTILMVTHDNRILDIADRIIDMEDGRLT
- a CDS encoding methyl-accepting chemotaxis protein: MPKTQDPSSQSKNGKANSSTTLGTDSHQGDLKKSNVVRPIQQMRSWNLKLKTTIAAVVASALPALVVGTTNYLGTQAIHKQVTQARQQNLTELTTTENALQRQLQSQVLETGLIAAWAAAIAIFLVHRAIRPVLDATAVSTKLVNRLSQEDRDARDRVAGQDELVALESNISAIEQQLPKLLWQQEAEAERARILMKIAHQIGESLSEADVLRTTVEEVRKAFKADRIVIFRFDRDRKNSELRIPNSEFRIPNSLDWDGAFVEESVASSYPKMLWATIDTNFFQGENIELYRHGRVQAIDNIYQADFSDARIGLLERFAIASQLSAPIIKDNRLYGLLIANQCKQSRSWQHSEIDLIAHVATQVGFALKHADLLEQIDTKAKQAKLSIDITRRIRASLNEEDILKTTVEEVRKAMKTDRVIVYGFDFNWYGTVIAESVVPGFPKAMWAQIQDPCFAEDYVDKYQQGRVNAIEDIYAANLSECYLQQLEPFAVKANLVAPILKDDRLFGLLIAHECAKTRHWQQWEIDLFTQLAAQVGFALDHARLLQRIDAEGSRSQLLAQVTRRIRASLNEEDILKTTVEEVRKAIKTDRLLVYGFDADWYGTVIAESVLPGFPKAMWAQIQDPCFAQGYVEKYQQGRVNAIDDIYAADLSECYLQQLEPFAVRANLVAPILKDDRLFGLLIAHECAKPRHWQQWEIDLFTQLATQVGFALDHARLLDRIDRAYQTATATSQEERQQKERLQRQISELLRSSQTSVKTLSQEAIAQMDSVTLAYDRVQAVAQVTEKIVATVQAAERQIQPAKPTVETGEGIVEQTINTIVATQTAIFEVTQKLDRLDRSTQKLPQAIEIIGQVMYQLQLQAMNIKFAVSRTTNGDNSEFVPIAEKLLASIGQLETEFTQMKLLVANVQADTKEAAIAIEGTEQAIVKRQVIEETQQKLNQIAAFSAQTISFFERVSQIAASQTQASAAANQAILQAANIASKTSERSMAMAESLTKLAAATQEL
- a CDS encoding ArsR/SmtB family transcription factor, which encodes MENKETAQYADIFAALGSEPRLEIMRSLFAAYPEGRTVGEIQAVLNIPNSTLSHHLEKLRHEGLVNAKRDKQFLWYSANAATMEDLLSFLYNGCSIRQRTSKADETYSSAELIQNESTYGGFMFEGFLRSLEGFFGSIFDRVALPIGFERFTQQAIQAIILAQYEAKRLKHHYIGTEQLLLGIIGEQSGMTARILTSMGVNFENTRVEVEKRIGRGTGSPPEIPFTPRAKQCLELALQQAREFKHRHIGTEHLLLGILREGQGMGVIVLRNLGLDLQNLEQRLRTEMGNEPRFGE
- a CDS encoding DUF5615 family PIN-like protein; the protein is MSNRIRFHLDENVDPDIALALRRQLIDVTTTVEMGLRGQTDEAQLAFACQQGRIIVTYDTDFLKIASQTTEHWGIAFCKKDVRTLGEIIRSLILIYEVLTPDEMKGWIEYL
- a CDS encoding DUF433 domain-containing protein codes for the protein MEVTLNRYIEITPEIRGGKPRIAGTRITVADIAMMYLQMGQSLELIAGKYDLPLASVYAAMAYYYDRQAEIEQQMQADEAFVNALMHSRPSRLQAKLKALRGE